The genomic interval AATAGTATAAATGATTTAGAAAAAATGATTAGCTATTTAATGCAGTTTATCAACATATCCCCTTCTGAAAAACAAGAATTATTTGAAATTAGATCCAGAAGAAAAAAATGTTTAATGTTTTTAGATTTTCTTATTAAGCAAAAAGAAAATATTAAATTTCAAATGGAGATAAATGCAAAGTTGACCGGTGAAGTGAATAAGCAATATAGAGAAAAAATGCTGCGAGAACAGTTAAAAGCAATACAGGAAGAATTAAATGAAGGAAAGCAGTCTGGAACTAAAAAGAAGGATTACCTGACCTTAATCAATGAATCTAAGATGCCTGAAGATGTAAAAGAAATTGCTCTGGAAGAAAATGAGAAATTGGAAAATCAAGGACCAAATAATGTGGAGGCAAATGTAATCAGAAATTATTTGGATTTACTGATAGCACTCCCCTGGGGGAAAAGCTGCATAAAGGAAGTAGACATTAAAGAAGCTAAAAATATTTTAGAAAAAGACCACTATGGTCTGGATAAGGTAAAAGAGAGAATTATTCAACATCTAACTGTGATGAAGCTTAAGAATAACCAGCAGGGTTCAATCCTGCTTCTGGTAGGGCCTCCGGGAACGGGAAAAACCAGTTTGGGGAAAAGTATAGCCAAAGTGCTTCAGAGAGAATATGTGAGAATAAGCCTTGGAGGCGTAAGGGATGAAGCCGAAATTAGAGGACATAGGAGAACTTATGTTGGTGCACTTCCTGGCAGAATTATACAGGGAATCAAAAAAGCCCGAACCAATAATCCTGTGTTTATATTAGATGAGGTAGATAAGCTATTAGCTTCCAATATGGGAGATCCGGCCAGCGCATTACTGGAGGTACTGGATCCTGAACAAAATAATTCATTTTCAGACCATTACCTGGAAGTACCATATGACTTATCTGATGTATTTTTCATTGGAACAGCCAATTCCTTAAGGGATATTCCCGAACCACTTAGAGACAGAATGGAAATAATTCAGATTCACAGCTATACAACGACTGAGAAATTCCATATAGCAAAAAGACATCTGATGGATGAGGTTTTGGAAAATCATGGTCTGACGCCTGAACAATTAAAAATAGAAGATGATACCATAAAGGCGATTATAGATAAATATACCCGGGAAGCGGGAGTGAGAGGACTGAAAAAACAATTATCAGCTATAGCCAGACACGCAACAGAAAAGATTATAGTTGATGAGGTAAAAATTCCTTATATAGTAAAAGAAGAAATGTTGTTTGACATATTAGGACCCGAGATATCCAGATATGATAAAGTTAAGAAATCAAACCCGCCAGGGGTAGTTACCGGATTAGCATGGACACCTGTTGGTGGGGATATTTTATTTATTGAAAGTGCTTTTATGCCAGGAAAGGGAGAGCTAACCCTTACAGGGCAATTAGGTGATGTTATGAAAGAGTCAGCTAAAATTTCTCAGAGCTTAATCAGATCGAGATTGTTTTTGAGTTTGGAGGATAATCATTTTGATAAACATGACCTTCATATTCATATACCACAGGGCTCTATACCTAAAGATGGTCCATCTGCCGGTGTGACCCTGTTTACATCAATAGCTTCTCTGTTTACCGGAATTCCGGTAGATGCAAAAATTGCAATGACCGGAGAAATATCCTTAAGAGGCACAATTCTTCCGGTGGGGGGAATAAAAGAAAAGGTAATAGCGGCACATCGTTCCGGTATTAAAAAAATACTCCTTCCTTTGGAAAATAAAAAAGATCTTTGCGATGTCCCGGAGGAGATAAAGAAAGATATTCAATTTATTTTTATCGAAACCATAGAGGAATTGATGCAGGAGACCCTGGGTATTAAATTGCCAAGGGTTAACGAATTTCACTTTTATATACCAGATAAAAGTGTGATAAAGAAAGACAAGGAATTTGTAAAAGTATAAAGTATAA from Atribacterota bacterium carries:
- the lon gene encoding endopeptidase La, translated to NSINDLEKMISYLMQFINISPSEKQELFEIRSRRKKCLMFLDFLIKQKENIKFQMEINAKLTGEVNKQYREKMLREQLKAIQEELNEGKQSGTKKKDYLTLINESKMPEDVKEIALEENEKLENQGPNNVEANVIRNYLDLLIALPWGKSCIKEVDIKEAKNILEKDHYGLDKVKERIIQHLTVMKLKNNQQGSILLLVGPPGTGKTSLGKSIAKVLQREYVRISLGGVRDEAEIRGHRRTYVGALPGRIIQGIKKARTNNPVFILDEVDKLLASNMGDPASALLEVLDPEQNNSFSDHYLEVPYDLSDVFFIGTANSLRDIPEPLRDRMEIIQIHSYTTTEKFHIAKRHLMDEVLENHGLTPEQLKIEDDTIKAIIDKYTREAGVRGLKKQLSAIARHATEKIIVDEVKIPYIVKEEMLFDILGPEISRYDKVKKSNPPGVVTGLAWTPVGGDILFIESAFMPGKGELTLTGQLGDVMKESAKISQSLIRSRLFLSLEDNHFDKHDLHIHIPQGSIPKDGPSAGVTLFTSIASLFTGIPVDAKIAMTGEISLRGTILPVGGIKEKVIAAHRSGIKKILLPLENKKDLCDVPEEIKKDIQFIFIETIEELMQETLGIKLPRVNEFHFYIPDKSVIKKDKEFVKV